The stretch of DNA ATCCGCACCACGGACCAGGACCACTACGCGGCCGCCAAGGCGCTGTGGCAGCGGATGGAGGCCAATGGCGACATCTACCTGTCCAAATACGCCGGCTGGTACTCCGTCCGGGACGAGCGGTACTTCGTCGAGGACGAAACGGAGGTGCACGCCGACGGCCTGCGCTACGCGTCCGAAACCGGCACCGAGGTGACCTGGACCGAAGAGGAAAGCTATTTCTTCAAGCTCGCCTCCTACCAGGACCGGCTGCTGGCCCACTACGCCGACTACCCGGAATTCGGGGCGCCGCACAACCGCTTCAACGAGGTCATCAGCTTCGTCAAGGGTGGCCTCGAGGACCTGTCCATCAGCCGCACCTCCTTTAAATGGGGCGTCCCCGTCCCGGGCAACCCGGACCACGTCATGTACGTCTGGGTCGACGCGCTGACCAACTACCTGACCGGCGTCGGCTTCCCCGACACCGAGTCCGAGTTGTTCCGCAAGTACTGGCCCGCAGACGTCCACGTGATCGGCAAGGACATCTCCCGCTTCCACGCGGTCTACTGGCCGGCCTTTCTCATGTCCGCCGGGCTGGAACTGCCCAGGCGCGTCATGATCCACGGCTTCCTGCACAACCAGGGCGTCAAGATGTCCAAGTCGCTGGGCAACGTGGTGGCGCCGGCTGACTGGGTGGCCCAGTACGGCCTGGACCAGGTCCGCTTCTTCCTGCTCCGCGAAGTACCTTTCGGCGCCGACGGCTCCTACAGCCACGACGCAATCGTCGGCCGGATGAACGCCGACCTCGCCAACAACTTCGGCAACCTGGCCCAGCGTTCGCTGTCCATGGTTGCCAAGAACTGCGACGGACGCGTTCCGGTCCCGGGCGGCTTCAGCGCCGAGGACGCAGCGCTGCTGGGCCAGGCCAATGGCCTGCTCGACATCGCACGCGCCGCCTTCGACAAGCAGGAGTTCAGCCGGGCGCTCGAAGCCATCTGGGGAACCCTGGGCGACACGAACGCGTACTTTGCGGAGCAGGCGCCCTGGGTGCTGCGCAAGACCGACGTCGAACGCATGAACACTGTCCTCTATGTCACCCTCGAGGTGCTCCGTATCGTGGCGATCCTGGCGCAGCCGGTCATGCCGGCCGCGACGGCCGCGATCCTCGAGACCCTCGGACAGCCCGAGGGCGAGGCACGCCAGTTCGCGGCCCTCTCCGAGCCGATTGCCGCCGGCACGGTCCTGCCCGCGCCGGCTCCGGTCTTCCCCAAGTACGAGGAGCCGGCCGAGGTATAACGCCGTTTCTCGCGGTGTTCGGATAATGAGACGGGTTGACCAGTATGTGGATGACTTGGCTACGCTGAAATCATGAGCGCATCCACGATTGATCTGGCCGTTATTCCCGGCGACGGCATCGGCCCGGAAGTCACCGCCGAGGCCCTGAAGGTTCTGGCGAAGGCGGCCGCGGCCGAGGGGATCGTGCTGCAGCAGACGCACTATAAGCTCGGCGCCCAGCACTGGCTCGAGACCGGGGAGACACTGCCGGCCGAGACCCTCGAGGACCTGCGCGCCCGCGACGCCATCCTCTTCGGCGCCATCGGGGCGGCCCCTGGCGACACCCGGATCCCCTCGGGCCTCATCGAACGCGAGCTGCTCCTGAAGCTGCGCTTCAGCCTCGACCACTTCGTCAACCTGCGGCCCTCGAAGCTGTATGCCGGCGTTGGCAGCCCGCTCGCTAACCCGGGGGACATCGACTTCCTCGTGGTCCGTGAGGGCACCGAAGGACCCTACGTGGGCAACGGCGGAACGCTGCGGGCCGGCACCCCGCACGAGGTGGCCACCGAGGTGTCGCTGAACACCGCCCACGGCGTGGAGCGCCTGGTCCGGGATGCCTTCCGCCGGGCCAATGACCGGCCGCGCAAGAAACTGACGCTCGTGCACAAGCACAACGTGCTGGTGTATGCCGGGCACCTCTGGAAGCGCACCGTGGAAGCCGTCGCCCAAGAGTTCCCCGAGGTCAGTCACGACTACCTGCACATCGACGCCGCCATGATTTTCCTGGTGACCGATCCGGCCCGCTTCGACGTGATCGTCACGGACAACCTCTTCGGCGACATCATCACCGACCTCGCCGCCGCCGTGACCGGAGGCATCGGCCTGGCAGCGTCCGCCAGCATCAACATGGAGCGGACCGCACCGTCCATGTTTGAACCCGTGCACGGTTCCGCCCCGGACATCGCCGGGCAGCAGAAGGCCGATCCCACGGCCGCCATCCTTTCCGCCGCCCTGCTGCTGGACCACCTTGGCCATGCCGCCGCCGCCCGCAAGATCGAAGCGGCCGTAGCTGCCGACATCGCGGGCCGGAACGGCGCGGTCCGCAGCACCGGCGCCGTCGGCGACGCCGTCGCCGCCGCCCTGTAGGAGGGGCCCCTCCCGGCGCCACCGGAAGGCCCCGGTATCGGGCGTAAGCTAGTTTCGAATCACCAACATGCTGCCGTGGTCCGACGACGGACCATGTTCATACACCAGGCAGCCGACCGTGGAGGAACCATGACCCAGACTGCCCATGGCGTCGAATTCACCCAGCACCTTTCGGCAACCCCGAAGTCCGCTGACGAGCGTGCAGCCATCCTGGCGAACCCGGGTTTCGGCAACTACTTCACCGACCACACCGCGGTGGTCGACTACAGTGTCGACGCCGAGGGCCAGGGCGGCTGGCACGATGCGCGGATCGAACCCTACGGTCCCATCACGCTGGATCCTTCCGCCGCCGTGCTGCACTACGGCCAGGAGATCTTCGAAGGGCTCAAGGCCTACCGCCACGCGGATGGGTCCATCTGGACCTTCCGTCCCGAGGCCAATGCCGCCCGCCTGAACAGCTCCGCCCGGCGCCTGGCCCTCCCGGAACTGCCGGAGGAGTACTTCCTGGGAGCCATCCGCGAACTCGTCACGGCGGACAAGGAATGGGTCCCGTCCGGCGACGGCGAAGCGCTCTACCTGCGCCCCTTCATGATCGCCACCGAGGCGTTCCTCGGGGTCCGCGCTGCCCGCGAGGTGTCCTTCCGCGTCATCGCATCGCCGGCCGGCAACTACTTCGGCGGCGAACTCAAGCCCGTCTCGATCTGGATCTCCCGCGAATACGCCCGTGCGGGCCGAGGCGGGACCGGAGCCGCCAAGTGCGGCGGCAACTACGCCGCCTCGCTCATCGCCCAGCAGGAGGCTGAAGCCCACGGCTGCAAGCAGGTGCTGTTCCTGGACCACTTCAACGACGACGCCGTCGAAGAGCTCGGCGGCATGAACGTGTTCTTCGTGATGAAGGACGGATCCCTGGTCACTCCGGCGCTCACGGGAACCATCCTCGAGGGTGTCACCCGGATGTCCGTTCTGCAGGTGGCCAAGGACATGGGCCGGGAAGTCACCGAGCGCAAGATCACCCTCGCAGAATGGCGCGACGGCGTGGCCTCCGGCGACATCACCGAAGTCTTCGCGTGCGGGACGGCCGCCGTCATCACGCCCATCGGCGTGCTCAAGGACGAGACCGAGTTCATCGGCTCCGAGGACGCGGCCGCGGGGGAGACCACCATGGCCATCCGCGAGCAGCTTCTGGGCATCCAGACCGGCACCGTCGAGGACACGCACGGCTGGCTGACCCGCCTGGCGTAACAGCGTCAGGTTCCCACAGCGTCCGACGGCGGCCCCGCACTATTGGTGCGGGGCCGCCGTCGTTCTGGGAAGATGGAACGGTGATCCCCGAAGACTCCCGCGACGTTGCCCGCAGCACGGCACTCACGCGCTTCCGGCTTGCCCCGAACCCCGGGCCGATGAGCCTGCATGGCACGAACTCCTACGTGATCGCGGCGCCGGGGGCTGCCGGCACCGTCGTCGTCGATCCGGGACCGACGGACGAGCAGCACCTGCGGGACCTGGCCGGCGCCGGCCGGGTGGAGCTCATCCTCATTACCCACCGGCATGCGGACCACACGGCCGCCGCGGAGCGCTTTGCCGAACTCACCGGCGCCCCCGTCCGTGCAGCCGATCCGTCCCACTGCCACGGCGGCAGCCCGTTGCGGGACGGCGAAGTGATCCACGCCGCCGGGGTGGAGATCAGGGTGCTCGCGACGCCGGGCCACACCTCCGACTCGGTCTGCTTCCACCTCCCCGGCGACGGCGCCCGGGGGTCGGTGCTCACCGGCGACACCATCCTGGGCCTCGGAACGACAGTGCTGGACTATCCCGACGGCACCCTCGGTGACTACCTGTGGTCCCTGGACCGGCTGGAGGAACTGGGCCCGGCGACCGTCCTTCCGGCCCACGGACCCATGTTGCCGGCCCTGGACAAGATTGTCCGCGCGTACCGCGACCACCGCCAGGACCGGCTCGCCCAGATCCGCTCAGCCCTCGCGGAGCTGGGTGCGGGCGCCGAGGTGACGGACGTGGCCGACGCCGTCTACGCCGCCGTCGACCCCGCGGTGCGGCCCGCTGCGGAACTCTCCGTCGCCGCGCAGCTGCACTACCTGCGCAGCGCACCCAACTGACTCGCATTTGGTGTCGCTTTCAGCGCCCAAAACGACGTCACCTGCGACCCGGTTGGGAGACGGTACGCTAGGACCCATGCGTATCGCCCGGTTTGTAGTCGAATCTGATCCCCTCTACGGCATTGTTGAAGGTGAGCCCGGCAGTGAGGAAGTCACTGTAATCCACGGCGATCCCTTCTTCCACGGTGTCGAGCGAACTGCCGTCAAGCACAAGCTGGAAGACGTGCGCCTGCTGGCGCCGATCATTCCGCGCAGCAAGGTGGTCGGCGTCGGACGGAACTTCGTCGAGCACGCCCACGAACTCGGCAACGAAGTCCCCAAGCAGCCGCTGCTTTTCCTGAAGCCGAACACGTCGGTGGTCGGCCCCAATGATCCGATCATCCTGCCGGAGTTCTCGGACGACGTGTCCTTCGAAGCAGAGCTCTGCGTCGTGATCGGCCGGATCTGCAAGGACGTTCCGGAAGACCGCGTCGACGACGTCATTTTCGGCTACACCTGCGGCAACGACCTCACCGCACGCGACGCCCAGAAGACCGACCTGCAATGGGCGCGGGCCAAGGGCTTTGACACGTCCGCGCCGCTGGGCCCGTGGATCGAGACCGAACTCGACACCGAAGACCTGCAGATCCAGGGCAGGTTGAATGGCGAACTGCGCCAGGACGGCAGCACCAGCCAGATGATCCGCGGCGTCCGTGAACTCGTTTCCGTTGTCTCCCACGCGTTCACCCTGCTGCCCGGCGATGTCATCATGACCGGCACGCCCGCAGGTGTGGGGCAGGTCCAGCCCGGCGACCGCTTCGAGGTGGAGATCGAGGGCATCGGCCGCCTCTCCAACCCCGTGGTCCGCCGCTAAGCCGGAAACGGGCTCCATGAACAACGGTGCGTGGCGCCGGCCGCCGGCTAGGTCCTGGCGCCGCAACTCCTTCCTGTTCTATGCCCTCGGGTCTATCGGCACCTTTGCGATGGCTGCGCGTGCCGTCCACTGGCTCGGGGGCCCGCAATGGCTGGCCTTGGCCTTGGTCGGGGCCGGCCTGGCTCTGGCCTGCTATTACCTGACCCGCGCGCTGCTTGGCATGTGGACGAAGCGCGCGGCTGCCCGCCGCTGACGTGCGGCAACAGAAGCCCAGAATATCCAAAGGTCCCACCCCTATCCTTGCCGTGCCGGAACAGCATCTGCGGTCCGGCGGGGCGGGAGGGGTGCATGATGGACAGCCGCGAACGAATGCCGACGCAGTGGCGCAGGGGCCCGCGCTATTGGCCCCGCTGGATCCAGGCGTTGTTCCCCTTGGGAATAGCTGCCGCCTTCGCCATCGTGTTCATCTCCGGATCAGCAACGGCCATCGTACCGGCGGCAGACCATTACGAAACCCAGAAGCGGACCTACTACATAGCCGCGGACGAGGTTGACTGGAACTACGCGCCGGCCGGAATCAACCAGATCACGGGGGAGCCTTTCGATGCGACGGCCGCCGTGTTCACGGAGCGGGGGCCGCAAAGGATCGGCACCACCTATATCAAATCCCTGTACCAGGAATACACCGACGCGACCTTTTCCGCCCGTAAACCGCGCAGCGCCGAGGACCAGCACCTTGGGATGCTCGGACCGGTCATCCGGGCCGTCGTCGGCGACACAATCGAGGTCGTCTTCAAGAACAACCTCGACCGTCCGGCCGCGGTCCACGCGCATGGCCTGTTCTACGACAAGGCCAGCGAGGGCGCCCCGTACGACGACGGCACCTCCCCGGCTGACCGGGCCGACGACGCCGTTGCGCCGGGCGCCGTCTATACCTACAGCTACAAGGTCCCGGACCGTGCCGGCCCCGGTCCGATGGACGGCAGTTCGGTGGTCTGGATGTACCACTCGCATACGGATGAGGTGGGTGACGACTACGCCGGCCTGGTCGGCCCGATGGTCATCACCGAGGCCGACGCCGCGCGCCGGGACGGTACCCCGGA from Arthrobacter sp. B3I9 encodes:
- the metG gene encoding methionine--tRNA ligase, giving the protein MTSSEKTPFYITTAISYPNGVPHIGHAYEVIATDAMARFKRLDGYDVFFMTGTDEHGLKMQQTAEKEGLPVKELADRNSAAFRQMSDDLGISLSRFIRTTDQDHYAAAKALWQRMEANGDIYLSKYAGWYSVRDERYFVEDETEVHADGLRYASETGTEVTWTEEESYFFKLASYQDRLLAHYADYPEFGAPHNRFNEVISFVKGGLEDLSISRTSFKWGVPVPGNPDHVMYVWVDALTNYLTGVGFPDTESELFRKYWPADVHVIGKDISRFHAVYWPAFLMSAGLELPRRVMIHGFLHNQGVKMSKSLGNVVAPADWVAQYGLDQVRFFLLREVPFGADGSYSHDAIVGRMNADLANNFGNLAQRSLSMVAKNCDGRVPVPGGFSAEDAALLGQANGLLDIARAAFDKQEFSRALEAIWGTLGDTNAYFAEQAPWVLRKTDVERMNTVLYVTLEVLRIVAILAQPVMPAATAAILETLGQPEGEARQFAALSEPIAAGTVLPAPAPVFPKYEEPAEV
- a CDS encoding multicopper oxidase domain-containing protein, with protein sequence MMDSRERMPTQWRRGPRYWPRWIQALFPLGIAAAFAIVFISGSATAIVPAADHYETQKRTYYIAADEVDWNYAPAGINQITGEPFDATAAVFTERGPQRIGTTYIKSLYQEYTDATFSARKPRSAEDQHLGMLGPVIRAVVGDTIEVVFKNNLDRPAAVHAHGLFYDKASEGAPYDDGTSPADRADDAVAPGAVYTYSYKVPDRAGPGPMDGSSVVWMYHSHTDEVGDDYAGLVGPMVITEADAARRDGTPDDVDREFFVQFKVSNENASPYLQRNIDRFAGDPASVNIADKAFEESNLMHSVNGYVFGNLPLDSMTMRKGERVRWYLMGMGTEVDLHTPHWHANTVTALGMRTDVVNLLPASMVVADMAPDDPGTWLFHCHVNDHISAGMMVRYRIDDGDSGQGNAHPGHS
- a CDS encoding fumarylacetoacetate hydrolase family protein, encoding MRIARFVVESDPLYGIVEGEPGSEEVTVIHGDPFFHGVERTAVKHKLEDVRLLAPIIPRSKVVGVGRNFVEHAHELGNEVPKQPLLFLKPNTSVVGPNDPIILPEFSDDVSFEAELCVVIGRICKDVPEDRVDDVIFGYTCGNDLTARDAQKTDLQWARAKGFDTSAPLGPWIETELDTEDLQIQGRLNGELRQDGSTSQMIRGVRELVSVVSHAFTLLPGDVIMTGTPAGVGQVQPGDRFEVEIEGIGRLSNPVVRR
- a CDS encoding branched-chain amino acid aminotransferase; this translates as MTQTAHGVEFTQHLSATPKSADERAAILANPGFGNYFTDHTAVVDYSVDAEGQGGWHDARIEPYGPITLDPSAAVLHYGQEIFEGLKAYRHADGSIWTFRPEANAARLNSSARRLALPELPEEYFLGAIRELVTADKEWVPSGDGEALYLRPFMIATEAFLGVRAAREVSFRVIASPAGNYFGGELKPVSIWISREYARAGRGGTGAAKCGGNYAASLIAQQEAEAHGCKQVLFLDHFNDDAVEELGGMNVFFVMKDGSLVTPALTGTILEGVTRMSVLQVAKDMGREVTERKITLAEWRDGVASGDITEVFACGTAAVITPIGVLKDETEFIGSEDAAAGETTMAIREQLLGIQTGTVEDTHGWLTRLA
- a CDS encoding 3-isopropylmalate dehydrogenase produces the protein MSASTIDLAVIPGDGIGPEVTAEALKVLAKAAAAEGIVLQQTHYKLGAQHWLETGETLPAETLEDLRARDAILFGAIGAAPGDTRIPSGLIERELLLKLRFSLDHFVNLRPSKLYAGVGSPLANPGDIDFLVVREGTEGPYVGNGGTLRAGTPHEVATEVSLNTAHGVERLVRDAFRRANDRPRKKLTLVHKHNVLVYAGHLWKRTVEAVAQEFPEVSHDYLHIDAAMIFLVTDPARFDVIVTDNLFGDIITDLAAAVTGGIGLAASASINMERTAPSMFEPVHGSAPDIAGQQKADPTAAILSAALLLDHLGHAAAARKIEAAVAADIAGRNGAVRSTGAVGDAVAAAL
- a CDS encoding MBL fold metallo-hydrolase; translation: MIPEDSRDVARSTALTRFRLAPNPGPMSLHGTNSYVIAAPGAAGTVVVDPGPTDEQHLRDLAGAGRVELILITHRHADHTAAAERFAELTGAPVRAADPSHCHGGSPLRDGEVIHAAGVEIRVLATPGHTSDSVCFHLPGDGARGSVLTGDTILGLGTTVLDYPDGTLGDYLWSLDRLEELGPATVLPAHGPMLPALDKIVRAYRDHRQDRLAQIRSALAELGAGAEVTDVADAVYAAVDPAVRPAAELSVAAQLHYLRSAPN